A stretch of DNA from Micromonospora sp. NBC_01813:
CCGCGACGATCAGACGGCGAATCTGAGCACCGCGCGCGGCCTGCTGAGCGAGGCCGCCGCCGGTGGTGCCGATCTCGCGGTCCTGCCCGAGTACGTCGACTACCTTGGCACCGCTGAGCGGTTGCCGCCCCCGGAGCCGGTGGACGGCACCGTCGGGCGCTTCTTCGCCGACGCGGCACGGGAGCTTGGAATCTGGGTCGTGGTCGGCTCGTTCCATGAGCGCGGGCCGGACCCGGCACACACCTACAACACCTGCCTGGTCTTTGACCGCCGGGGCGAACTCGCCGCCAGCTATCGCAAGATCCATCTGTACGATGTGGAGATTCCTGGTCGGGTCTCGTACCGGGAGTCAGGCAACGTGGCGCCGGGCGCGGACCTGGTGGTGGTCGACTGCGACGGCGTTCGGCTCGGCCTGTCGATCTGTTACGACCTGAGGTTCCCCGAGCTCTACCGGCGGTTGGCCGTCGACGGCGATGCCCAGGTGCTGGTGGTGCCGGCGGCGTTCATGATGCACACCGGCCGGGACCACTGGGAAGTGCTGCTGCGGGCACGCGCGATCGAGAACCAGTGCTACGTCCTGGCCGCCGGTCAGGTC
This window harbors:
- a CDS encoding carbon-nitrogen hydrolase family protein, yielding MRVAVCQLNSRDDQTANLSTARGLLSEAAAGGADLAVLPEYVDYLGTAERLPPPEPVDGTVGRFFADAARELGIWVVVGSFHERGPDPAHTYNTCLVFDRRGELAASYRKIHLYDVEIPGRVSYRESGNVAPGADLVVVDCDGVRLGLSICYDLRFPELYRRLAVDGDAQVLVVPAAFMMHTGRDHWEVLLRARAIENQCYVLAAGQVGQHEPARTCFGRSMVVDPWGTVLAQAPDTTAVVLADLDFHRLATIRAELPSLANRRL